A genome region from Bradyrhizobium sp. WSM1417 includes the following:
- the araD1 gene encoding AraD1 family protein, producing MRLLQFNTAEGRRQVGAILKNGAEPIVVRNAAGVRDLALEAARRGASLEQLVSERGFEGEVDYDTLIAEKRLLPPLDHVEPSRCIISVTGLTHLGSAESRDAMHAKLAAADLSDTMRMFKLGLDGGKPSPGTIGAQPEWAYKGDGSWAVPPEHALGLPSWAEDGGDEAEVVGLYVIGDRGEVLRVGFSLGNEYSDHVMEQRNYLYLAHSKLRQCSYGPEVLLGPLPNDVNGSVRVTRSGSTVWSAKFISGEDNMSHAIGNLEHHHFKYRHFRRPGDVHVHFFGASVLSFASGVMPQSGDVFEVEAEAFGRPLRNPMIADEKTELISVKVL from the coding sequence ATGCGATTGCTTCAATTCAATACTGCGGAGGGACGTCGGCAGGTGGGCGCCATCCTAAAGAATGGTGCCGAGCCGATCGTGGTCAGGAATGCGGCGGGCGTCCGCGACCTCGCACTCGAAGCCGCGCGTAGGGGCGCGTCTCTGGAACAACTTGTTTCGGAACGCGGGTTTGAGGGAGAAGTCGACTACGATACACTCATCGCCGAGAAGAGACTGCTCCCGCCGCTTGATCATGTGGAGCCTTCCCGCTGCATCATTTCGGTGACGGGTCTGACCCATCTCGGAAGCGCCGAGTCGCGCGACGCCATGCATGCGAAGTTGGCCGCTGCCGATCTCTCCGACACGATGCGGATGTTCAAACTCGGCCTCGACGGCGGCAAGCCGAGCCCTGGCACCATCGGGGCGCAGCCCGAGTGGGCGTACAAGGGAGACGGTTCATGGGCAGTGCCTCCTGAACATGCGTTAGGGCTGCCGTCATGGGCTGAAGATGGCGGAGACGAAGCGGAGGTCGTGGGCCTCTACGTCATCGGCGATCGCGGAGAAGTGTTGCGCGTGGGCTTTAGTCTTGGCAACGAATATTCCGATCACGTGATGGAGCAGCGCAACTACCTTTATCTCGCCCATTCGAAGTTGCGGCAGTGCTCCTACGGCCCAGAGGTCCTTCTCGGTCCACTGCCGAATGACGTTAACGGCAGCGTCCGCGTCACGCGGTCGGGCTCGACGGTCTGGTCCGCCAAGTTCATCTCGGGCGAGGACAACATGTCCCACGCGATAGGCAACCTCGAGCACCATCATTTCAAGTATCGTCATTTTCGTCGGCCCGGCGATGTGCACGTGCACTTCTTCGGTGCGAGCGTCTTGAGCTTCGCTTCAGGAGTGATGCCGCAGAGCGGCGACGTCTTCGAGGTGGAAGCCGAGGCCTTCGGTCGGCCGCTGCGTAATCCGATGATCGCCGACGAAAAGACGGAGCTTATTTCTGTTAAGGTCTTGTAG
- a CDS encoding PLP-dependent aminotransferase family protein, which translates to MQKWYPEIQPGNAPAFLRLLEAIEKDISSGTLASGTKLPTQRHLAERVGLSVGTVIKAYAEGQRRSLLVGHVGRGTFVAEQRQNSQARGRVVDLSLNIPGPSILPKVLAESTWTFPSDISNYVGYLSQSGVLDHRNQFARLLRETGFDTSPDNLVITNGALHGISQTLSAICQPGDKVFVEATTYHGMKSYAHFAKLDLVGLAMDEEGLVPDAFEKAAASGVARVLFTMPTVQSSTAAIMGAARRQEIVRIARKHDILIIEDDAYGFLDEASVPLASLAPERTFYVNTLSKCLAPGLRLGMLVVPEQYIPRIHQAMRATCWMASPISSMIASEWIENGTAARVRQSLIQEAKNRVQLASQILRPYVRAGHPTSFHVWLDLPSQSVEQVAARALQRGVITTPTSALLVDPTLISGLRISIGVPERLEDLEWALRQLASALEIGHAADMSII; encoded by the coding sequence ATGCAAAAATGGTACCCCGAAATACAACCCGGCAACGCCCCGGCCTTTCTCCGTTTGCTTGAGGCGATCGAGAAGGACATTTCGTCAGGGACGCTTGCGAGCGGGACGAAGCTTCCGACGCAACGCCACTTGGCCGAGCGTGTTGGTCTCAGCGTGGGTACCGTGATCAAGGCCTACGCGGAGGGGCAGCGCAGGAGCTTGCTCGTCGGTCACGTGGGCCGAGGGACTTTCGTCGCAGAACAACGACAGAACTCTCAGGCGCGCGGGCGGGTCGTCGACCTCAGCCTGAACATACCGGGTCCTTCCATCTTGCCGAAGGTCCTTGCCGAGAGCACCTGGACCTTTCCCAGCGACATCTCAAATTACGTCGGCTACCTTTCGCAATCGGGCGTACTCGACCACCGCAATCAATTTGCCAGGTTGTTGCGCGAGACGGGCTTCGACACATCACCCGACAATCTTGTCATCACCAATGGCGCGCTGCACGGTATCTCTCAGACTCTGAGCGCGATTTGCCAGCCCGGAGACAAGGTATTCGTCGAGGCGACCACCTATCACGGCATGAAATCCTACGCTCATTTCGCCAAGCTCGATTTGGTCGGGCTTGCTATGGACGAGGAAGGCCTCGTTCCGGACGCGTTCGAGAAGGCGGCGGCGTCCGGCGTCGCGCGCGTGCTGTTCACGATGCCGACCGTGCAGAGTTCGACCGCCGCGATCATGGGTGCGGCGCGTCGGCAGGAAATCGTTCGGATCGCGCGCAAGCACGATATCCTGATCATCGAAGACGATGCCTATGGCTTTCTTGACGAGGCCAGCGTTCCGTTGGCATCCTTGGCGCCGGAGCGGACGTTCTACGTCAACACCCTCTCCAAATGCCTGGCGCCCGGCCTCAGGCTGGGCATGCTGGTGGTGCCGGAGCAATACATTCCCCGCATTCATCAGGCCATGCGGGCAACTTGTTGGATGGCTTCCCCGATCTCATCCATGATCGCTTCCGAGTGGATCGAAAACGGCACGGCTGCGAGGGTTCGCCAGTCTCTGATCCAAGAAGCGAAAAATCGGGTTCAGCTCGCTTCGCAGATTCTGCGTCCGTACGTCCGGGCAGGTCATCCGACAAGCTTTCATGTCTGGCTCGATCTTCCGAGCCAATCCGTCGAACAGGTTGCCGCACGCGCGCTGCAGCGTGGCGTGATCACCACGCCCACGTCCGCTCTCCTTGTTGATCCGACGCTGATCTCCGGCTTGCGGATCTCGATCGGCGTTCCCGAGCGGCTCGAAGACCTCGAATGGGCCTTGCGGCAGTTGGCCAGTGCGCTTGAGATCGGCCACGCAGCGGATATGTCCATCATCTGA
- a CDS encoding CaiB/BaiF CoA-transferase family protein, which translates to MNAQPNGKSLTAKAGALNGIVVLEVGMVMQVPLACQVLGDLGADVIKVERPQGDITRGLDFEATRLGGMSSYYAAMGRNKRLLSLDLKNPAAKEILLQLVDKADVLMHNFRPGVMERLGLGYAELSARNPRLVYAAGFGFGESGPLADRPGQDMLAQAFSGMARGGLQDNEPPHLTNSPIVDYGAAMSLVQGVLAALIERQTSGHGQIVSTCLYDVALAMQLCEVASESIYGTKTNWIKQSIFFKTSDSWVSVVMLFRDNPLGLMCKALELPDISTRPELSSLSGQVEHLSVVKAHCEKTIAALTTEKVVRKLSEVDLLCMPVNEIADAVAQEQTAHNGIMWDVEVPGRGTVPLVGLPVRLSRTPPGVRIHPAPIGAATDEVLCSFGFSVEAIAEARGKKAFG; encoded by the coding sequence ATGAACGCTCAACCCAACGGCAAATCGCTCACCGCCAAGGCTGGTGCCCTGAATGGCATCGTCGTGCTGGAAGTGGGGATGGTGATGCAGGTTCCGCTGGCCTGCCAAGTTCTGGGCGACCTCGGGGCGGACGTCATCAAGGTGGAGCGGCCGCAAGGCGACATCACGCGCGGTCTCGACTTCGAAGCCACGCGCCTGGGCGGTATGAGTTCTTACTACGCGGCAATGGGGCGCAACAAGCGGTTGCTGTCGCTGGATCTCAAAAATCCGGCGGCGAAGGAGATCCTGCTTCAGTTGGTCGACAAGGCCGATGTCCTCATGCACAACTTCCGGCCGGGCGTCATGGAACGCCTAGGCCTCGGCTACGCCGAACTGAGCGCCCGCAATCCGCGACTGGTCTACGCCGCGGGCTTCGGCTTCGGCGAGAGCGGGCCTCTTGCTGATAGACCAGGCCAGGATATGTTGGCTCAGGCGTTCAGCGGAATGGCCCGCGGTGGGCTGCAAGACAACGAGCCGCCTCACCTGACCAATTCGCCCATCGTCGATTACGGCGCGGCCATGTCTCTTGTACAAGGGGTTCTCGCCGCTCTCATCGAGCGGCAGACTTCGGGCCACGGCCAGATCGTCTCGACGTGCCTGTACGACGTAGCGCTCGCGATGCAGCTTTGCGAGGTCGCGAGTGAAAGCATCTACGGCACGAAGACCAATTGGATCAAGCAATCGATCTTCTTCAAGACGTCGGACAGTTGGGTGTCCGTGGTCATGTTGTTTCGGGACAACCCGCTGGGCCTCATGTGCAAGGCGCTGGAACTGCCGGACATCAGCACGCGACCGGAGCTTTCGTCTCTGAGCGGGCAGGTTGAGCACCTTTCTGTCGTCAAGGCACACTGTGAAAAGACGATTGCGGCGCTCACGACGGAAAAAGTGGTGCGAAAGCTGTCCGAGGTCGATCTGCTCTGCATGCCGGTCAATGAAATTGCCGACGCCGTCGCTCAGGAGCAGACTGCACACAACGGCATCATGTGGGACGTGGAAGTGCCGGGCCGCGGGACCGTGCCTCTCGTCGGCCTTCCAGTGCGTCTGTCGCGAACTCCGCCCGGGGTGCGCATTCATCCGGCGCCAATCGGCGCGGCCACCGACGAAGTTCTGTGCTCGTTCGGATTCAGTGTCGAGGCCATCGCCGAGGCGCGCGGCAAGAAAGCTTTCGGTTGA
- a CDS encoding enoyl-CoA hydratase-related protein, which translates to MSRPSPRRAARKLSVDLARSFHTIGLNENPIGTRVRPMTTSDLVIATTPSPHVRLLNMNRHAKRNALSNELIAAIAGASRAAVADKDIRCIVLTGGDAFFCAGADIKEMQQRGFEAINNPDRRNDWRDITNCVKPMVAAVEGICFGGGNELAMLADVVVAGESAQFGQPEINIGVIPGDGGTQRLTRVAGKSLAMLMVLSGQPISARTALQAGLVADIVPTGTATASALEIASIIAQKPPRSVELAKSAVLAAYQTPLDAGVEFERQAIRVAFTTADQQEGMDAFFEKRSPDYRGR; encoded by the coding sequence GTGTCGAGGCCATCGCCGAGGCGCGCGGCAAGAAAGCTTTCGGTTGATCTGGCACGGTCCTTTCACACGATCGGACTCAATGAAAATCCAATTGGAACCCGAGTACGCCCAATGACCACGTCGGACCTCGTCATCGCGACAACGCCGTCTCCGCATGTTCGACTGTTGAATATGAACCGACACGCGAAGCGCAACGCGCTGAGCAACGAGCTCATCGCGGCGATCGCTGGCGCTTCCCGAGCCGCCGTCGCCGACAAGGATATCCGTTGCATCGTTCTTACGGGCGGCGACGCGTTCTTCTGCGCCGGCGCAGACATCAAGGAGATGCAGCAGCGTGGATTCGAAGCCATCAACAATCCGGACAGGCGGAACGATTGGCGGGACATCACGAACTGCGTGAAGCCGATGGTCGCGGCGGTCGAAGGCATCTGTTTCGGTGGTGGGAACGAACTCGCCATGCTCGCTGACGTCGTCGTGGCGGGCGAGAGCGCTCAGTTCGGGCAACCGGAGATCAACATCGGTGTCATTCCCGGGGATGGGGGTACGCAGCGCCTGACGCGTGTGGCGGGAAAATCTTTGGCGATGTTGATGGTCCTCAGCGGCCAGCCTATCTCCGCCCGGACCGCGCTGCAGGCCGGACTCGTTGCGGACATTGTCCCGACCGGGACGGCGACGGCGAGCGCCCTCGAGATCGCCAGCATCATCGCGCAGAAGCCGCCACGTTCGGTCGAGCTCGCGAAATCGGCGGTGCTCGCTGCCTACCAGACGCCTCTTGACGCCGGCGTTGAGTTCGAGCGCCAAGCCATCCGGGTCGCCTTCACGACCGCGGACCAGCAGGAAGGGATGGATGCGTTCTTCGAGAAGCGGTCCCCGGACTATCGGGGACGCTGA
- a CDS encoding MFS transporter, with the protein MQASVQTFDDNSIELEKPVATKSMTLGLGGGVALEFYDWQLYGFMAAFLSPHFFPATDPVVSLLAGLAVFGAGFAARPIGAAILGPVADRISHKTVMMVAVSAMALSSLLIALLPGYKDLGIAATIILVTLRLVQGLAVGAEAGVANAIAIELAPPGREGRYLGLINGTFIMVGSIGASLVAFLVSAAVSPEIMKDWAWRVPFGVGGVLGLLIIYLRQTLPETLIARAMHHADEDSRIQDTTGGVWKALWKARLSLLAAILVVGSVQLANYTYNFGLPNIANGVFKENSTYVYGIVTLMGAIWMVFSPAIGAFADRIRPSRAFIMMRLLLIPSFFLPLFYSEKNIVVYSVIMLVGGTLVGCNMALYNFIATTLMPRNVRTTGVALGYAVGATIFGGTTPFLLLWLQRSNLSWMFPVYGTAIALLSIAVYVIAKKRGGVYVGD; encoded by the coding sequence ATGCAAGCCTCTGTACAAACTTTCGACGACAACTCCATTGAACTGGAAAAGCCCGTTGCGACAAAGTCGATGACCCTTGGGCTTGGCGGCGGCGTCGCTCTCGAGTTCTACGACTGGCAACTCTACGGCTTCATGGCGGCGTTTCTGTCGCCACACTTCTTTCCCGCTACCGATCCGGTCGTATCTCTGCTCGCCGGGCTCGCAGTTTTCGGAGCCGGCTTTGCCGCTCGTCCTATCGGTGCAGCGATTCTCGGCCCGGTCGCGGATCGCATCAGCCATAAGACAGTGATGATGGTTGCCGTGTCGGCGATGGCGCTTTCTTCGCTGCTGATCGCACTACTGCCGGGCTACAAGGACCTCGGCATCGCCGCCACGATCATACTGGTCACTCTCCGTTTGGTCCAAGGCTTGGCCGTCGGCGCCGAAGCAGGTGTCGCGAATGCGATCGCGATCGAATTGGCACCGCCCGGACGGGAGGGGCGCTACCTCGGCCTGATCAACGGCACCTTCATCATGGTGGGCTCGATCGGAGCCAGCTTGGTCGCCTTCCTCGTCAGCGCCGCCGTTAGCCCGGAAATCATGAAAGATTGGGCTTGGCGAGTTCCGTTCGGCGTTGGTGGCGTTCTCGGTCTGCTGATCATCTATCTCCGTCAAACCCTTCCCGAAACCTTGATTGCCCGCGCCATGCATCATGCGGACGAGGATTCGCGTATACAAGATACGACCGGAGGAGTTTGGAAGGCACTCTGGAAGGCGCGGCTGTCGCTGCTCGCGGCAATTCTGGTGGTCGGCAGCGTGCAGCTTGCGAACTACACATACAATTTCGGCCTGCCCAATATCGCTAACGGCGTGTTCAAGGAGAACAGCACCTACGTGTACGGCATCGTGACGCTTATGGGCGCCATCTGGATGGTGTTCTCGCCAGCGATCGGCGCCTTCGCGGATAGGATCCGGCCCTCGCGCGCATTCATCATGATGCGGTTGCTGCTTATTCCCTCGTTCTTCTTGCCGCTGTTTTATTCTGAGAAGAACATTGTGGTCTATTCCGTTATCATGCTGGTGGGCGGCACACTGGTCGGCTGCAACATGGCGCTGTACAATTTCATTGCAACTACCTTGATGCCGAGAAACGTCCGGACTACCGGAGTTGCTCTGGGTTACGCCGTCGGAGCGACGATATTCGGCGGTACAACGCCATTCCTGCTGCTTTGGCTCCAGCGCTCGAATCTCTCTTGGATGTTTCCGGTCTATGGCACGGCCATCGCACTGCTCAGCATCGCGGTGTATGTGATCGCTAAGAAGCGGGGCGGCGTCTACGTCGGAGACTAG
- a CDS encoding oxidoreductase C-terminal domain-containing protein, whose translation MLGETVLTRTFPGFGSDQYDQTLQILGLCPEREVPVIRDLGARRQILFYLSRRRTPRGRVRIREPGSVARGIRFTEIMISRKLSPRAEALADPAINMKALLG comes from the coding sequence ATGCTAGGCGAGACCGTCCTTACGAGGACATTCCCTGGTTTTGGGTCAGATCAATACGACCAGACACTGCAAATCCTCGGACTCTGTCCGGAACGAGAAGTGCCCGTCATCAGAGACCTCGGCGCAAGGCGCCAGATCTTGTTTTACCTAAGCCGCCGACGGACGCCTCGAGGCCGCGTTCGGATTCGGGAGCCGGGCTCTGTAGCGAGAGGAATACGTTTTACCGAGATTATGATCAGTAGGAAGCTTAGCCCCAGGGCAGAGGCTCTCGCAGACCCCGCGATAAACATGAAAGCTCTACTGGGTTAG
- a CDS encoding HAD family hydrolase, whose amino-acid sequence MKPVLVFDWNGTLLDDAYALLETTNAILDRFGRAAIDMKTFREHCDVPLSLLYRSLGLSQDELATVDRDGSAIFHDAYERLADKADLREGARRVLELARREAASSIIVSNHIVDPLRSQLRRLGINDYIDDVLAFESRDTQYKSMSKGERLRLYMQKKNLKPASTVIIGDMPVETDIARNLGLISVSITGGFVSESRLRAASPDYTIKNHHELLPILRSHGFLRNA is encoded by the coding sequence ATGAAACCCGTTCTCGTCTTCGATTGGAATGGCACGCTGCTCGACGATGCCTACGCACTGCTCGAAACAACCAATGCGATACTAGATCGCTTTGGTCGTGCAGCGATCGACATGAAGACGTTTCGGGAACATTGCGACGTTCCGCTATCTCTTCTTTATCGCAGTCTGGGACTGTCGCAAGACGAGCTTGCGACGGTGGATCGCGATGGCAGTGCAATCTTTCACGACGCCTATGAACGTCTTGCCGATAAAGCCGATCTGCGCGAGGGCGCGCGCAGAGTCTTGGAGTTGGCGCGTCGAGAAGCGGCTTCGTCCATCATCGTGAGCAACCACATAGTCGACCCTCTGCGCTCCCAGTTGAGAAGACTTGGAATCAATGACTACATCGACGACGTGCTCGCCTTCGAAAGCCGCGACACTCAATACAAATCGATGAGCAAAGGAGAGCGGCTTCGTCTGTACATGCAGAAGAAAAACTTGAAGCCGGCCTCAACCGTCATTATCGGCGATATGCCGGTTGAAACGGATATTGCACGGAATCTCGGACTGATAAGTGTATCTATTACCGGGGGATTCGTTTCTGAGTCGCGCTTGCGGGCGGCAAGTCCGGACTACACGATTAAGAACCATCATGAGCTGTTGCCAATCCTACGAAGCCATGGGTTTTTGCGGAATGCATAA
- a CDS encoding NAD(P)-binding domain-containing protein translates to MPWARRTVRPYARGGLMIDCSTSYPASTVALAEQAQKGGLSFIDAPLTRSPEQAELGRLYAILGLNEKRFPAAERILAAFCETVLHVGDVGRGHRSSLFTTA, encoded by the coding sequence CTGCCTTGGGCAAGACGGACTGTTCGTCCATATGCCCGAGGAGGTTTAATGATTGACTGCTCGACGTCGTATCCTGCTTCGACGGTTGCACTCGCTGAGCAAGCCCAAAAAGGCGGCCTGAGCTTTATAGATGCTCCACTGACGCGGAGCCCCGAACAAGCAGAGTTAGGCCGCCTCTACGCGATCCTAGGATTGAATGAAAAGCGTTTTCCTGCGGCTGAACGCATTCTTGCCGCATTTTGTGAGACCGTTCTTCATGTCGGCGATGTCGGACGAGGTCACAGGTCAAGCTTGTTTACAACAGCATGA
- a CDS encoding DUF3551 domain-containing protein: MDRELGRPIRIRCEARVLRGAPELWRPQPVTRGQPLSLSVWNRKAPADRDELRPPSASTKLFAIDQNQNINSRFSPLKSERRLRVSCATAFTCVLALSILIGFGWPLIPAPRGRSFVPPARQNVYCLQGRTWAHPGNCQFSTYDQCMASASGTSLLRDESDLRIPVTRRTTAPMRDRQASSRHQSLLI; this comes from the coding sequence GTGGATCGGGAGCTGGGCCGACCAATACGGATTCGGTGTGAGGCCAGAGTTCTCCGCGGAGCTCCAGAGCTCTGGCGTCCCCAACCCGTTACACGCGGTCAGCCGCTAAGCCTGTCTGTGTGGAATCGCAAAGCTCCTGCAGATCGCGACGAACTCCGTCCGCCAAGCGCGTCTACGAAGCTATTTGCCATTGATCAAAATCAAAACATCAATTCTAGATTTTCTCCTCTCAAGTCTGAACGGAGGCTAAGGGTCTCATGCGCAACCGCCTTTACCTGTGTGCTTGCACTTTCCATCCTCATCGGCTTTGGATGGCCATTGATCCCCGCTCCGCGGGGGCGTTCTTTCGTCCCACCGGCTCGGCAGAATGTTTATTGCCTGCAGGGACGTACCTGGGCACATCCGGGCAATTGCCAGTTCTCGACCTATGACCAGTGCATGGCCTCTGCGTCCGGCACTAGCCTATTGCGGGACGAATCCGATCTACGCATTCCAGTGACAAGGAGGACAACAGCGCCGATGCGTGATCGCCAAGCGTCGTCGAGACATCAGTCTTTGCTCATATAA
- a CDS encoding MarR family transcriptional regulator: protein MAILMAVMDLDKDGGAPAGVVAKLIKVDPSFITLHSKALEKVGFVRRKTGIRDARVVQLSLTNKARKRLANIAAQQEELDQFVFGELGIEESVRLSSRLAALRMRLERARLKAELDTGAMSARGRSRR, encoded by the coding sequence TTGGCGATCTTGATGGCGGTGATGGACTTAGACAAGGATGGCGGTGCTCCCGCCGGCGTGGTCGCAAAACTGATAAAGGTCGACCCGTCCTTCATCACGCTACATTCGAAGGCGCTGGAGAAAGTCGGATTTGTGCGGCGCAAGACTGGTATCAGGGATGCTCGGGTCGTCCAGCTCTCGCTAACGAACAAAGCCCGTAAGCGTCTCGCGAACATCGCTGCACAACAGGAAGAACTGGATCAATTCGTTTTCGGTGAGCTTGGCATCGAGGAATCGGTGAGACTGTCGAGCCGACTTGCAGCGCTCAGGATGCGGCTGGAGAGAGCTCGCCTGAAAGCTGAACTGGACACCGGCGCGATGTCAGCCCGTGGGAGGAGCCGACGTTAG
- a CDS encoding di-heme-cytochrome C peroxidase, whose translation MGRRSFGSRLYSWVRRWPHVAGLLFAIVVVAIVSAGLVYFAPEKVRDAALKIKNDANLLAQLLPATLPEPSKIESAYWLPQNWSSRQRYWFHHTSQGTATIPVPYQWFLALERPELSFSYTSLTDDDYLRRLGFIPSPSSKDFARNAPSYGYREDGSNAGGGSPGWTPNLPDNPNGLPVGFAILKGGVDPATGGSYEDQIGLTCAACHTGHLEYKNVSLRFDGGPAMVNLGEVERVVGLSIGYTLILPWRFERFASRLEQIKGQGVDRKLLRSDLDLALQKIKKQKAQGDRLLTEQGVADLDEGFGRLDALNRIGNQVFYSNLVDPLTGELADPLLKGNLARHDAPVSFPPIWDTPYFLWAQYDASVLNELVRNSGEALGVSAKINMAAPAPGRPLFASSIHLSDIARFEELLRGADPFSAADASGRKFTGLVAPKWKDAQEKFRSDPAWGIDEKLVEKGRDLYRAHCFECHRGPVNDPAFDKRWPGDSFWKPENPDRSAKNEKNWVDIGGRHYFNVVQMPVTAIGTDRQQSDVLTTRRVHLPESLGLSPVDDLNKAWACGLSANKGADPLFVLALMDVVGKTIDQWLIANGTSEEAKQQIWGPRKNCQNQRVYVGARANHNGKDEDVLALEPQYRARPLDGVWATAPYLHNGSVPTLRHMLLPQKERPTSFCVGSREFDPVNVGLVTKTQASDACAAGLTEFNVSLLGNSNRGHSFEGKETDLAKLPPGVIGPELTDAERRALVEYLKTL comes from the coding sequence ATGGGGAGACGTTCTTTCGGCTCTCGCCTTTATTCCTGGGTGAGGCGCTGGCCTCATGTCGCCGGGCTGTTGTTCGCAATCGTCGTCGTCGCGATTGTGTCGGCCGGCTTGGTGTATTTCGCGCCTGAGAAGGTTCGCGATGCAGCTCTTAAAATCAAGAACGACGCAAATCTGCTCGCTCAACTGCTGCCTGCTACCTTGCCGGAGCCGTCGAAAATCGAAAGCGCCTATTGGCTGCCGCAGAATTGGAGCTCGCGCCAGCGTTACTGGTTTCACCACACCTCGCAGGGGACGGCGACCATACCTGTTCCTTATCAATGGTTCCTGGCGTTGGAGCGCCCAGAGCTGTCCTTCTCTTACACGAGCTTGACGGACGACGACTATCTGCGCCGCCTTGGCTTTATCCCAAGTCCTAGCTCAAAGGACTTCGCCCGTAACGCGCCCTCATACGGTTATCGCGAGGATGGGTCGAATGCGGGCGGTGGGAGCCCCGGTTGGACTCCAAACCTACCCGACAATCCAAATGGCTTGCCTGTCGGGTTTGCCATCCTTAAGGGCGGCGTCGACCCGGCGACGGGAGGCTCGTACGAAGATCAGATCGGATTGACCTGCGCCGCCTGTCATACGGGGCATCTGGAGTACAAAAATGTCAGCCTTAGGTTCGACGGTGGGCCGGCGATGGTCAACCTCGGGGAGGTTGAACGAGTCGTCGGGCTGTCTATCGGCTACACGCTGATTTTGCCGTGGCGGTTTGAGCGTTTCGCCAGCAGGCTGGAGCAGATCAAAGGTCAAGGCGTTGATCGAAAGCTGCTTCGAAGCGATCTGGACCTTGCACTTCAAAAGATCAAAAAACAAAAGGCGCAGGGCGATAGGCTTTTGACGGAACAGGGAGTTGCGGATCTCGATGAAGGTTTCGGTCGACTTGACGCGCTGAACCGGATCGGGAACCAGGTTTTCTATAGCAACCTAGTCGATCCCCTGACCGGCGAACTCGCCGATCCACTCCTCAAGGGCAACTTAGCCCGCCACGATGCGCCCGTGAGCTTTCCGCCGATCTGGGACACGCCGTATTTCCTGTGGGCGCAATATGACGCCTCCGTTCTCAACGAACTTGTTCGCAATTCAGGCGAGGCGCTCGGTGTCAGCGCGAAAATCAATATGGCCGCGCCCGCGCCCGGACGACCGCTTTTTGCCTCATCGATACATCTATCCGACATCGCGCGGTTCGAAGAGCTTCTGCGCGGCGCGGATCCTTTTTCGGCGGCCGATGCAAGCGGCAGAAAATTTACCGGGCTCGTAGCGCCCAAGTGGAAGGACGCTCAGGAAAAATTCCGGAGCGACCCAGCATGGGGCATTGACGAAAAGCTCGTTGAAAAAGGCCGCGATCTCTATCGCGCGCACTGCTTTGAATGCCACCGAGGCCCGGTCAACGATCCTGCCTTCGACAAAAGATGGCCGGGGGATTCGTTCTGGAAGCCGGAGAACCCCGATCGCTCCGCCAAGAACGAGAAGAATTGGGTGGACATAGGGGGGCGCCACTATTTCAATGTGGTCCAGATGCCGGTCACGGCGATTGGTACCGATCGTCAACAATCCGATGTCCTCACCACGCGCCGCGTTCACCTACCCGAGTCACTTGGATTGAGTCCAGTCGATGACCTCAACAAAGCCTGGGCTTGCGGCCTTTCAGCGAACAAAGGGGCAGATCCTCTTTTCGTACTCGCACTCATGGACGTGGTCGGAAAGACAATCGACCAATGGCTGATTGCGAACGGCACCTCCGAAGAAGCCAAGCAGCAGATCTGGGGACCCAGGAAGAATTGTCAAAACCAACGAGTCTACGTTGGGGCCCGAGCGAACCATAACGGAAAGGACGAAGATGTTCTTGCGCTCGAACCTCAATATCGGGCGCGCCCGTTGGATGGTGTTTGGGCGACAGCTCCGTATCTGCACAACGGGTCCGTGCCGACGCTGAGACACATGTTGTTGCCGCAGAAGGAGCGGCCAACGTCCTTCTGCGTTGGCAGCCGCGAATTCGATCCGGTCAATGTTGGGCTTGTTACGAAAACACAAGCGAGCGACGCCTGTGCGGCCGGTCTGACGGAATTCAATGTGTCGCTGCTTGGGAACAGCAATCGTGGACATTCGTTTGAAGGCAAGGAAACCGACTTAGCGAAGCTGCCGCCTGGTGTCATCGGGCCAGAATTGACCGACGCCGAGCGGCGCGCACTTGTCGAGTATCTCAAGACGCTGTGA